The following are encoded in a window of Candida dubliniensis CD36 chromosome 4, complete sequence genomic DNA:
- a CDS encoding 60S ribosomal protein L22 (Similar to S. cerevisiae RPL22A/RPL22B;~spliced gene) produces MAPITSKKSKSVKKFVVDVAAPVENDVFDQESYVKYLVEHVKVDGIVGNLGNDISITAESDNKVVVVVSGNGSFSGKYLKYLTKKYLKKNQIRDWIRFVSVKQNQYKLQFYAVAEDDEEEEEDEE; encoded by the exons atggctCCAATT ACTTCTAAGAAATCCAAATCTGTCAagaaatttgttgttgacgTTGCTGCTCCAGTTGAAAATGATGTTTTTGATCAAGAAAGTTATGTCAAATACTTGGTTGAACATGTTAAAGTTGACGGTATTGTTGGTAACTTAGGTAACGACATTTCCATCACTGCTGAATCTGACAAcaaagttgttgttgttgttagtgGTAACGGTAGTTTTTCTGgtaaatatttgaaatatttgactaagaaatatttgaaaaagaaccAAATTAGAGATTGGATTAGATTTGTTTCTGTTAAACAAAACCAATACAAATTGCAATTCTACGCTGTCGCTGAAGatgacgaagaagaagaagaagacgaagaataa
- a CDS encoding homoaconitase, mitochondrial precursor, putative (Similar to S. cerevisiae LYS4;~Similar to Candida parapsilosis LYS4;~In S. cerevisiae: catalyzes the conversion of homocitrate to homoisocitrate, which is a step in the lysine biosynthesis pathway), giving the protein MLRFRSFSTTTHLFRGQNLTEKIVQKYAVGLQPSSKKVYSGDYVTIKPAHCMSHDNSWPVATKFMNLGASKVKDNRQIVCTLDHDVQNKSEQNLTKYKNIEKFAKSQGIDFYPAGRGIGHQIMIEEGYAFPLNLTVASDSHSNTYGGIGALGTPIVRTDAASIWATGQTWWQIPPVAKVELIGQLPKGVTGKDIIVALCGIFNNDEVLNHAIEFVGDDAISKLPIDYRLTIANMTTEWGALSGLFPVDETLIEFYQNRLKKLNKSDHLHPRINNQTIDQLINNKLSSDNDAIYAKHLQIDLSSLSPYISGPNSVKISNSLYDLSQQNIAINKAYLVSCTNSRLSDIQAAANIIKGHKVHPNVEFYVAAASSLVQKDAEQSGAWQTILDAGAKPLPAGCGPCIGLGTGLLKDGEVGISATNRNFKGRMGSKDALAYLASPEVVAASAVLGKIGGPEELNGESVKLAPQIIKSIETESNSSDEVAEVTIGEEGESLGSIDILPGFPQSIEGELILCNADNINTDGIYPGKYTYQDDITKEQMAKVCMENYDSQFYSKTKPGDIIISGYNFGTGSSREQAATCILARGMKLIVAGSFGNIFSRNSINNALLTLEIPDLINKLRQQYQGNDELTIRTGWFLKWDVTKAQVTVVDGDNNLILKQKVGELGTNLQDIIVKGGLEGWVKSELKTNQ; this is encoded by the coding sequence ATGTTAAGATTCAGATCATTTTCTACTACGACTCATCTATTTCGTGGTCAAAATTTaactgaaaaaattgttcaaaaatATGCTGTTGGATTACAACCACTGAGTAAAAAAGTGTATAGTGGTGATTATGTCACGATTAAACCGGCTCATTGTATGTCACATGACAATTCATGGCCAGTAGCAACCAAATTTATGAATTTAGGGGCATCTAAAGTGAAAGATAATAGACAAATTGTGTGTACTTTAGATCATGATGTACAAAATAAACTGGAACAAAATTTAACCAAATATaagaatattgaaaaatttgctAAATCTCAAggaattgatttttatcCAGCTGGTAGAGGTATTGGTCATCAAATCATGATTGAAGAAGGTTATGCATTCCCATTGAATTTAACAGTTGCCTCAGATTCTCATTCTAATACTTATGGAGGTATTGGGGCATTGGGTACACCAATTGTACGTACTGATGCAGCATCGATTTGGGCCACGGGTCAAACATGGTGGCAAATCCCTCCAGTGGCTaaagttgaattaattggtCAATTACCTAAAGGTGTCACCGGTAAAGATATTATTGTTGCCTTATGTGGgatatttaataatgatgaagtgTTAAATCATGctattgaatttgttggtgatgatgCTATATCTAAATTACCCATTGATTATAGATTAACCATTGCTAATATGACAACCGAATGGGGTGCCTTATCGGGATTATTCCCCGTTGATGAAACtttgattgaattttatcaaaatagattaaagaaattgaataaatcagatcatcttcatccacgaattaataatcaaacaattgatcaattaattaataacaaATTATCCCTGGATAATGATGCCATATATGCTAAACATttacaaattgatttatcttcattatcTCCATATATTTCCGGTCCTAATTCTGtaaaaatttccaattcattATACGATTTGTCACAACAAAACATTGCCATAAATAAAGCTTATTTGGTGTCATGTACAAATTCTCGATTATCTGACATTCAAGCTGCTGCTAATATAATTAAAGGTCATAAAGTTCATCCAAACGTTGAATTTTACGTGGCGGCTGCTTCATCATTAGTACAAAAAGATGCCGAACAATCAGGGGCTTGGCAAACTATTTTAGATGCTGGAGCTAAACCATTACCAGCAGGATGTGGTCCTTGTATTGGATTGGGTACTGGGTTATTGAAAGATGGAGAAGTTGGTATTTCTGCCACCAATAGAAATTTTAAGGGAAGAATGGGATCAAAAGATGCATTAGCATATTTAGCATCACCCGAAGTTGTTGCTGCATCAGCAGTTTTGGGGAAGATTGGTGGTcctgaagaattgaatggTGAATCAGTTAAACTAGCACcacaaataattaaatcGATTGAAACAGAGAGTAATTCATCCGATGAAGTAGCAGAAGTCACCATTGGTGAAGAAGGAGAATCTTTGGgatcaattgatatattaCCAGGATTCCCACAATCTATTGAAGGAGAATTAATCTTATGTAATGCCGATAACATCAACACTGATGGGATTTATCCTGGGAAATATACTTATCAAGATGATATTACTAAAGAACAAATGGCTAAAGTGTGTATGGAGAATTATGATTCTCAATTTTATTCGAAAACCAAACCAGGTGACATAATAATATCTGGATATAACTTTGGTACTGGATCATCAAGAGAACAAGCTGCTACATGTATATTAGCTCGAGGtatgaaattgattgttgCTGGATCATTTGGGAATATTTTCAGTAGAAATTCCATTAATAATGCCTTATTGACATTAGAAATTCctgatttgatcaataaaTTACGACAACAATATCAAGGGAATGATGAATTGACAATTAGAACAGGGTGGTTTTTGAAATGGGATGTAACTAAAGCTCAAGTGACGGTAGTTGatggtgataataatttgattttgaaacaaaaagttGGTGAATTGGGGACTAATTTACAagatattattgttaaagGAGGATTAGAAGGTTGGGTTAAAAGTgaattaaaaacaaatcaataa
- a CDS encoding non-LTR retrotransposon Zorro 3 orf1-related protein, putative (transposable element) produces MFVTSLLISSRDKFRKEESFQKQTDSNNRLIFEKCTTRVLSNCRYCEYCRSMNHTKYNCQLIKPCTNCGIKGHKTTSCKKATSVPTTILQRPGSQQYFPAFFFFFLFNLWAFKKKKKYSETFCSSISQLLLPCLIVEGSVVWLYSFFFS; encoded by the coding sequence ATGTTTGTTACTTCATTGTTGATCTCTTCTCGGGACAAGTTCcgaaaagaagaatcatTCCAAAAACAAACGGATAGTAATAACAgattaatatttgaaaaatgtaCCACAAGGGTGTTATCAAACTGCAGATATTGTGAATACTGCAGATCGATGAACCACACTAAGTACAATTGCCAATTAATCAAACCTTGTACCAATTGTGGTATCAAGGGTCATAAAACGACCAGCTGTAAAAAAGCTACGTCGGTGCCAACGACAATTTTACAAAGACCAGGAAGCCAACAGTATTTCCcagcttttttttttttttttttatttaatctTTGGGcattcaaaaaaaagaaaaagtattCAGAAACATTTTGTTCGAGCATTTCTCAGTTGCTTCTCCCTTGTCTTATTGTAGAAGGTAGTGTGGTTTGGttgtattctttttttttttcttaa
- a CDS encoding mitochondrial ribosomal protein, putative (Similar to S. cerevisiae MRP8;~possibly fungus-specific), producing MSDISKLNEAKAKVVELEALVKKQANVMVQARQKLIDVELRNMKNQAGQNIQPALDLTDYVNNDDIVQLVTELQTQLDALEARTMRRTYNATVQGDDEKLAPITNKDGDLPDFALPVTLKEFKSLEKIDLIRLGVFYEIILPDGEEIDHALQQTNSKEAILDINKKKDIIELSKNFDEDQVNEIYDELARYFGIKHRRNSDGW from the coding sequence aTGTCTGATATTtctaaattaaatgaagcTAAAGCAAAGGTGGTTGAACTAGAAGCATTAGTCAAAAAACAGGCCAATGTAATGGTTCAAGCGAGACAAAAGTTGATTGATGTTGAATTGAGAAACATGAAAAACCAAGCTGGCCAAAACATCCAACCTGCATTGGATCTAACTGATTATGTGaacaatgatgatattgttcaattggTTACAGAATTACAAACACAATTAGATGCTTTAGAAGCTCGAACTATGCGTCGAACATATAATGCAACCGTTCAAGGAGATGACGAAAAATTGGCACCAATTACAAATAAAGATGGTGATTTGCCTGATTTTGCATTGCCTGTCACTTTAAAAGAGTTTAAGCTGTTGGagaaaattgatttgataagATTAGGAGTGTTTTATGAAATTATATTACCAGATGGAGAAGAAATAGACCACGCTTTGCAACAGACTAATAGCAAAGAAGCAATCTTAgatatcaacaaaaagaaagatataATAGAGTTGAGcaaaaattttgatgaagatcAGGTAAATGAAATTTACGACGAATTGGCTAGATATTTTGGAATAAAACATAGAAGAAATAGTGACGGTTGGTAG
- a CDS encoding subunit of the Sec62/63 complex, putative (Similar to S. cerevisiae SEC66;~In S. cerevisiae: non-essential subunit of Sec63 complex (Sec63p, Sec62p, Sec66p and Sec72p); with Sec61 complex, Kar2p/BiP and Lhs1p forms a channel competent for SRP-dependent and post-translational SRP-independent protein targeting and import into the ER) → MAEETVTPEPEIVKISVFTPLIYVGVVLSIFITFSIIYRKKRLQSLTKVEPLFKENYTAVLYQQLKDQYTNKDLPKDQRPHEKVMKAALLRRAVEAIRRSMKLKENEPVFNKLYQNGLIGDDIFKQYQIQIKFQELELKDIVAECETYKKGWVQTFFPLAQEICFNEALRRRLKASDDRAEKFSELWEVDADESEKSLESAKKVEPKKKVEPVKIEEKQDKEKEIDDKVGEEKEEQEKEADEKHQAGDNDSSKSKKKKKNSKTKKN, encoded by the coding sequence atgGCTGAAGAAACTGTGACACCTGAACCTGAAATTGTAAAGATTTCCGTTTTCACTCCATTGATTTATGTGGGTGTGGTATTGTCGATATTTATTACATTTTCAATCATatatagaaagaaaagattgCAATCATTGACTAAGGTGGAACCGcttttcaaagaaaattacACTGCTGTATTGTACCAACAGTTAAAGGATCAATATACCAATAAAGATTTGCCTAAAGATCAGAGACCTCATGAAAAAGTGATGAAGGCAGCATTATTGAGACGTGCAGTTGAAGCCATTAGAAGatcaatgaaattgaaagagaATGAACCGgtatttaataaattatatcaaaatggattaattggtgatgatattttcaagcaatatcaaattcaaataaaattccaggaattggaattgaaagATATCGTTGCTGAATGTGAAACTTATAAAAAAGGTTGGGTTCAAACGTTTTTCCCATTGGCACAAGAAATATGTTTCAATGAAGCattaagaagaagattgaAAGCACTGGATGATAGAGCAGAAAAATTTAGTGAATTGTGGGAAGTCGACGCTGATGAATCTGAAAAATCATTAGAATCAGCAAAGAAAGTTGagccaaagaaaaaagtggAGCCAGTGAAAATCGAGGAGAAACAGGAtaaggaaaaagaaatcgATGATAAGGTTGGAGAGGAAAaggaagaacaagaaaaagaagcaGATGAAAAACACCAAGCTGGTGATAACGActcttcaaaatcaaagaaaaagaaaaaaaacagcaagacaaagaaaaactaG
- a CDS encoding serine/threonine-protein kinase, putative (Similar to S. cerevisiae ATG1;~In S. cerevisiae: required for autophagy and for the cytoplasm-to-vacuole targeting (Cvt) pathway), translated as MMPKSNQTDQGLLRDTQNTNNVAPNSVATTTLTSSTQSGSSNNNTNKKLEYIGVYKIGPEIGKGSFATVYKCIDTTNNKAVAIKSVYRSKLKSKKLLENLEIEIQILKSMKHPHIVGLLDYKQTTSYFHLVMDYCSMGDLSYFIRRRNNLVKSHPVISSLLHRYPSPEGSHGLNEVLVLHFLRQLSSALRFLRDKSLVHRDIKPQNLLLCPPVHSKQEFIDGEFVGMWELPILKIADFGFARFLPSTSMAETLCGSPLYMAPEILRYEKYNAKADLWSVGAVLYEMTVGKPPFKAGNHIELLKNIEKAKDKIKFPSAAKVPESLKQLIRSLLKYNPTERISFNEFFNDSLITCDLEDNDQPLETSHMDENLFISEYISPIAPAERSQFFKEEKKNDTAVRSPSPTAETIPRQDNTVQPMTKIASPVPDNFALSIAQNSSEFNLKKDDMNLEKDYVVVEKRAVEVNALADELAHAGTGVDAISSSRKNSDADQGNRLSSSQQQQQAETTQYRRSSSNGSQKRPSFSERRISLSLSPTNALTKAIGLASNRLFGLTTSSSHANVSAIAEDDDSSTSNNDSSSFSTVIPSTNNHVILQKLNLATMGEPGTEFDLGSASNLDDQILDKLELIANIANAVNLYADVKFSQIIPSPPSSDGIEDDTEMLPPKIVHMISQEGIGLYIKTLSLLGRAMDIAGQWWFEKYDAVHGERPSLETTVRINQIVQWIREKYNISLERLEFLKSKSDFTADETLEDSESSNGTARVQQTIFAAALGIARETALKELLRNSTDIECSYITSIYMLLAILEDLEESDRQEVKKIVEKINSRLKNFMGK; from the coding sequence ATGATGCCCAAATCGAATCAGACAGATCAGGGACTTTTACGTGATACCCAAAATACCAATAATGTGGCACCCAACTCAGTTGCCACCACTACTTTGACATCTTCTACCCAATCTGGAAGcagtaacaacaacacgaacaaaaaattggagTACATAGGCGTGTACAAGATTGGTCCAGAAATTGGCAAAGGATCATTTGCCACGGTCTATAAATGTATTGACACCACAAATAACAAAGCTGTGGCTATCAAATCCGTGTATCGGTCCAAATTAAAATCGAAAAAACTACTAGAAAACTTAGAAATCgaaatacaaatattgaaatcaatgaaaCATCCTCATATAGTGGGCCTATTAGActataaacaaacaacaagttACTTCCATCTAGTTATGGATTATTGTTCGATGGGTGATTTGTCGTATTTTATTAGGCGAAGAAATAATTTGGTGAAATCGCATCCAGTCATTTCGAGTTTGTTGCATCGCTATCCATCTCCAGAAGGGTCTCACGGGTTGAATGAAGTATTGGTTCTCCATTTTTTGAGACAGCTCTCGTCTGCACTTCGATTTTTGAGAGACAAGAGTTTGGTACATCGGGACATTAAACCGCAGAACTTGTTATTATGCCCTCCAGTTCATTCGAAACAGGAATTCATTGATGGTGAGTTTGTTGGTATGTGGGAATTaccaatattgaaaatagcTGATTTTGGCTTTGCTCGTTTCTTGCCCTCAACTTCAATGGCAGAGACTTTGTGTGGCTCTCCTCTTTATATGGCACCAGAAATTTTGCGTTATGAAAAGTATAATGCCAAGGCAGACTTATGGTCCGTTGGGGCAGTCCTATATGAGATGACAGTGGGGAAACCTCCTTTCAAAGCAGGAAACCACAtagaattgttgaaaaacaTCGAGAAGGCAAAagataaaatcaaatttccCTCAGCAGCCAAAGTGCCCGAGTCGTTGAAGCAATTAATCAGGTCCTTGTTGAAATACAACCCAACAGAGCGGATTTCTTTTAATGAGTTTTTCAATGACTCATTGATAACTTGTGACTTGGAAGACAACGATCAACCTCTCGAAACCTCACATATGGAtgaaaatttgtttatcagTGAATATATCAGCCCTATAGCTCCTGCAGAACGGTCGCAGTTTTTTAAAgaggaaaagaagaatgaTACAGCCGTTAGAAGCCCATCACCAACTGCTGAAACGATTCCACGTCAGGACAATACGGTACAACCAATGACGAAAATTGCAAGCCCTGTACCTGACAATTTTGCACTTTCTATCGCTCAAAACTCGTCTGAGTTTAATTTAAAGAAGGATGATATgaatttagaaaaagattacgttgttgttgagaaaAGGGCGGTTGAAGTGAATGCACTCGCAGACGAATTAGCACATGCTGGTACTGGGGTGGATGCCATTTCTAGCTCACGCAAGAATCTGGATGCAGACCAGGGTAATAGATTATCATCACtgcagcaacagcaacaagcAGAAACAACTCAGTATCGAAGATCGTCACTGAATGGAAGTCAAAAACGACCCAGTTTTTCTGAAAGACGGATTTCACTTTCGCTTTCACCCACCAATGCTTTAACAAAGGCAATTGGGTTAGCTTCGAATCGATTGTTTGGGTTGACTACCAGTAGTCTGCACGCAAATGTGTCAGCTATAGCCGAAGATGACGATTCATCCACAAGCAATAATGATTCGTCGTCTTTTTCAACTGTCATTCCATCTACAAACAACCATGTTATTTTGCAGAAACTCAACCTTGCTACTATGGGTGAACCCGGTACTGAGTTCGACTTAGGGAGTGCTTCCAATTTAGATGATCAAATACTAGACAAGTTAGAGTTGATTGCAAACATTGCTAATGCAGTCAATTTGTATGCTGATGTTAAATTCAGCCAGATTATTCCCAGTCCGCCATCTTCAGACGGGATAGAGGATGACACCGAGATGTTGCCTCCTAAGATTGTTCATATGATCAGTCAAGAAGGGATCGGTTTATATATTAAGACGTTGAGTTTGTTGGGAAGAGCCATGGATATTGCTGGTCAATGGTGGTTTGAAAAGTACGATGCAGTTCACGGCGAAAGACCTAGCCTTGAAACGACGGTTAGAATAAACCAAATAGTTCAATGGATCAGAGAAAAATATAACATTTCCCTTGAAAGATTAGAGTTTTTGAAAAGTAAGAGTGATTTTACTGCTGATGAAACTTTAGAAGATAGTGAGTCTTCTAATGGGACGGCAAGAGTGCAACAGACAATTTTTGCTGCTGCTCTTGGAATTGCCAGGGAGACCGCACTTAAGGAACTTCTTCGCAATAGCACAGATATAGAATGCTCCTATATCACAAGTATATATATGCTTTTGGCAATACTCGAAGATCTCGAAGAATCTGATCGCCAAGAAGTGAAAAAGATAGTCGAGAAAATTAACTCCcgtttgaaaaatttcatgGGGAAATGA